From the genome of Phytohabitans rumicis, one region includes:
- a CDS encoding SDR family NAD(P)-dependent oxidoreductase, translating into MTSIDLSGRTALVTGGAQGLGEGMATALAAAGARVMIADIQESGAQTAKSLGDGHGFVRLDVTDDGNWESAVAETVNRLGGLDILVNNAGVEITSLLTEVDAADVRTMLEVNLLGTTLGLKHGLRAMRPGGVAGKGGSIINVASVAATIAFPAIAVYSATKSGVDRLTRVAAMEAGKLGYGVRVNCIYPGLVPTAMGAGLANDVAALGLFPSPEAAVEAVVGLTPSGRLGQVDDMADAVVFLASDAAKFITGAGLPVDGGMGM; encoded by the coding sequence ATGACCTCGATCGACCTCAGCGGCCGTACGGCCCTGGTCACCGGAGGAGCCCAAGGACTCGGAGAGGGCATGGCCACGGCGCTGGCCGCCGCCGGAGCCCGCGTCATGATCGCCGACATCCAGGAGTCCGGCGCCCAGACCGCCAAGTCGCTTGGCGACGGGCACGGCTTCGTGCGCCTCGACGTCACCGACGACGGCAACTGGGAGTCGGCCGTCGCCGAGACGGTCAACCGTCTCGGCGGGCTCGACATCCTCGTCAACAACGCCGGCGTCGAGATCACCAGCCTGCTCACGGAGGTCGACGCCGCCGACGTCCGCACGATGCTCGAGGTGAACCTGCTCGGCACGACGCTCGGCCTCAAGCATGGCCTGCGGGCGATGCGGCCGGGCGGTGTCGCCGGCAAGGGCGGCAGCATCATCAACGTCGCATCGGTCGCGGCGACGATCGCCTTCCCCGCCATCGCGGTCTACTCCGCGACGAAATCGGGAGTCGACCGCCTGACCCGGGTGGCGGCCATGGAAGCCGGCAAACTCGGCTACGGGGTCCGTGTCAACTGCATCTACCCCGGCCTCGTCCCGACCGCCATGGGCGCGGGGCTCGCCAACGACGTGGCCGCGCTCGGCCTGTTCCCGTCGCCCGAGGCCGCGGTCGAGGCGGTCGTGGGCCTGACGCCGTCCGGACGCCTCGGCCAGGTCGACGACATGGCCGACGCCGTCGTCTTCCTCGCCTCCGACGCCGCCAAGTTCATCACCGGAGCCGGCCTGCCCGTCGACGGCGGCATGGGCATGTGA
- a CDS encoding 4Fe-4S single cluster domain-containing protein — protein sequence MSEPSETALIPPVGRSPDLVWLARFLASTRAEGPGERTAVWVQGCAIRCAGCFNPHLWSTRGGEPLPPDELAARVVDAGTDGLTLLGGEPFDQAAALSRVAAGVRAAGRSVMTFTGYRQEELSRAVDAGRDDVAALLDATDLLVAGPFIADRIDRVRPWVGSTNQEFVLLTDRIAGSVEELWATPDRLEILVGASGRIEVNGWATPDVLDQLLTDLDA from the coding sequence ATGTCTGAGCCTTCCGAAACGGCGCTGATCCCACCGGTGGGCCGGTCGCCGGATCTGGTGTGGCTGGCGCGCTTCCTGGCGTCGACCCGCGCCGAGGGGCCCGGTGAACGCACCGCCGTGTGGGTGCAGGGCTGCGCCATTCGCTGTGCCGGCTGCTTCAACCCGCACCTGTGGAGCACCCGGGGTGGCGAGCCGCTACCGCCGGACGAGTTGGCCGCCCGGGTCGTCGACGCGGGTACCGACGGGTTGACGCTGCTCGGCGGCGAGCCGTTCGACCAGGCCGCCGCGCTGTCCCGGGTGGCGGCCGGGGTCCGTGCGGCGGGCCGGTCCGTGATGACCTTCACCGGGTACCGCCAGGAGGAGCTGAGCCGGGCGGTCGACGCCGGACGGGACGACGTGGCCGCGTTGCTGGACGCGACCGATCTGCTGGTGGCCGGCCCGTTCATCGCCGATCGGATCGACCGGGTGCGGCCCTGGGTCGGCTCGACGAACCAGGAGTTCGTCCTGCTGACCGACCGGATCGCCGGCTCGGTCGAGGAGTTGTGGGCCACCCCGGACCGGCTCGAGATCCTCGTCGGCGCCTCCGGCCGGATCGAGGTCAACGGCTGGGCCACCCCGGACGTGCTCGACCAGCTCCTCACCGATCTCGACGCCTAG
- a CDS encoding ComEA family DNA-binding protein, with translation MSTAPDNRPRPTFGWRVRHSWWLLFSILGFGCLNGVGFLYIGLRARRPEWWIPGIAYLVAAWAFFVLASNLAPESAAATWFSMSWLAVWAGSLLHACLINSAWLRWRAGYVPWHAEPTVALRRGAGFSPPPPGLAPPPGYYYGPGPAAAPPGPPVEVNTAGPEQLAALPGFDPERVRRVLAEREARRGFGSVEEFAAAATLPPHEFVRIRGLVVCAPAPPRPPSPGRILDV, from the coding sequence ATGTCGACCGCGCCTGACAACCGGCCGCGGCCGACCTTCGGCTGGCGGGTCCGGCACAGCTGGTGGCTGCTGTTCTCGATCCTCGGATTCGGCTGCCTGAACGGCGTCGGGTTCCTCTACATCGGACTGCGGGCCCGACGGCCGGAATGGTGGATCCCCGGCATCGCCTACCTGGTGGCCGCCTGGGCGTTCTTCGTGCTCGCGTCGAACCTGGCGCCCGAGAGCGCGGCGGCCACCTGGTTTTCCATGAGCTGGCTCGCGGTCTGGGCGGGCAGCCTCCTGCACGCCTGCCTCATCAACTCGGCGTGGCTACGGTGGCGGGCCGGCTACGTACCGTGGCACGCCGAACCGACTGTGGCCCTCCGCCGCGGTGCGGGCTTCTCTCCCCCGCCGCCCGGCCTCGCACCGCCACCCGGCTACTACTACGGCCCCGGCCCGGCGGCGGCGCCGCCGGGGCCGCCTGTTGAGGTGAACACCGCCGGGCCCGAGCAACTCGCGGCGCTGCCCGGCTTCGACCCGGAACGGGTACGGCGGGTGCTGGCCGAACGGGAGGCTCGGCGCGGCTTCGGCAGCGTCGAGGAGTTCGCCGCGGCCGCCACCCTGCCCCCGCACGAGTTCGTCCGGATCCGCGGCCTGGTGGTGTGCGCTCCCGCTCCCCCGAGGCCACCGTCCCCAGGGCGGATCCTCGATGTCTGA
- a CDS encoding acyl-CoA synthetase — protein sequence MRIVDFLDKGASLGPQAPCLTTDGETLTYADVRRLSFDVAAALVASGVEPGDKIAILSANDPVAFACVFGISRAGAVWCPINPRNEAAENRELLDLFDCSVLVFHASFAPLVKRIRPDLAMIHTWVCLDGSVDGALTWDEFLARGGGPVDRSPVDDLAMIVGTGGTTGRPKGVMLTGTNLETMTALTLMGYPFDGRPVYLALAPLTHAAGVLCFPILCHGGEIVIMRGPDVGAFIRLIEAHRVTHTFLPPTLIYMVLGHEALDRANLTSLQCFWYGAAPISATRLAEALQRIGPVMAQLFGQTEAPMMISMMPPADHFRPDGSIAAERLSSAGRPSPLVTVAIMDPDGRLLDAGARGEIVVRSSLVTPGYYKNPQATAEASAYGWHHTGDIGYLDDGYLFIVDRAKDMIITGGFNVYSTEVEQAIMRHPDVQDCAVIGLPDDKWGERIEAVVQPFPGHQPDAADLIAFVKERLGSVKAPKAVHIWTDLPRSKVGKIVKVDVKRTLTGSPPPAP from the coding sequence ATGCGCATCGTCGACTTCCTCGACAAGGGCGCATCGCTCGGACCCCAGGCGCCGTGCCTGACCACGGACGGCGAAACGCTGACATACGCGGACGTGCGAAGGCTGTCGTTCGACGTGGCTGCCGCACTCGTGGCGAGCGGCGTCGAGCCCGGCGACAAGATCGCGATCCTCTCGGCGAACGACCCCGTCGCGTTCGCCTGCGTGTTCGGGATCAGCCGCGCGGGAGCCGTCTGGTGCCCGATCAACCCGCGCAACGAAGCGGCCGAGAATCGCGAACTGCTCGATCTGTTCGACTGCTCGGTGCTGGTGTTCCATGCCTCCTTCGCACCGCTGGTCAAACGCATCCGGCCGGATCTGGCGATGATCCACACGTGGGTCTGCCTCGACGGCTCCGTCGACGGCGCGTTGACGTGGGACGAGTTCCTGGCGCGCGGCGGCGGGCCGGTGGACCGGTCACCCGTCGACGACCTGGCGATGATCGTCGGTACCGGCGGCACCACCGGACGGCCGAAGGGCGTCATGCTCACCGGCACCAACCTGGAGACCATGACGGCGCTCACCCTGATGGGGTACCCCTTCGACGGCCGCCCGGTGTACCTCGCGTTGGCGCCGTTGACGCACGCGGCCGGGGTGCTCTGCTTCCCGATCCTGTGCCACGGCGGCGAGATCGTCATCATGCGCGGCCCCGATGTCGGCGCCTTCATCCGGCTCATCGAAGCCCACCGGGTGACGCACACGTTCCTACCACCGACGCTGATCTACATGGTGCTCGGTCACGAGGCGCTCGATCGAGCGAATCTGACGTCGTTGCAATGCTTCTGGTACGGCGCGGCCCCCATATCGGCGACGCGGCTGGCGGAGGCACTGCAACGGATCGGGCCGGTCATGGCCCAGCTCTTCGGGCAGACCGAGGCACCGATGATGATCTCGATGATGCCACCTGCCGACCACTTCCGCCCCGATGGCTCGATCGCCGCCGAACGGCTGTCCTCGGCCGGCCGGCCATCGCCATTGGTGACCGTCGCGATCATGGATCCCGACGGACGGTTACTGGATGCCGGGGCACGCGGCGAGATCGTCGTCCGCTCCTCGCTGGTGACACCCGGCTACTACAAGAACCCGCAGGCGACGGCCGAGGCTTCGGCGTACGGGTGGCACCACACGGGTGACATCGGCTACCTCGACGACGGCTACCTCTTCATCGTCGACCGCGCCAAAGACATGATCATCACCGGCGGCTTCAACGTGTACTCGACCGAGGTCGAGCAGGCCATCATGCGGCATCCGGACGTCCAGGACTGCGCCGTCATCGGGCTCCCCGACGACAAATGGGGAGAAAGGATCGAGGCGGTCGTCCAGCCTTTCCCCGGACATCAACCCGACGCCGCCGACCTGATCGCCTTCGTCAAGGAACGTCTGGGCTCCGTCAAGGCGCCGAAGGCGGTGCACATCTGGACCGACCTGCCCCGCTCCAAAGTGGGCAAAATCGTGAAGGTCGACGTCAAACGCACCCTGACCGGCTCGCCACCGCCCGCACCGTGA
- a CDS encoding DUF2997 domain-containing protein: MPDEPRIVVTVSGDGMVSAETVGLTGAACLDYIAVLEELLDARTVHSAYTAEYEQHATDRQELRDVDRA, translated from the coding sequence ATGCCGGATGAGCCCCGCATCGTGGTGACCGTCTCCGGCGACGGCATGGTCAGCGCAGAAACCGTCGGGCTGACCGGTGCGGCCTGCCTGGACTACATCGCGGTGCTGGAGGAGCTGCTGGACGCCCGCACCGTCCACAGTGCCTACACGGCGGAGTACGAGCAGCACGCGACGGATCGGCAGGAGTTGCGCGATGTCGACCGCGCCTGA
- a CDS encoding TetR/AcrR family transcriptional regulator, producing the protein MQTTQPGLDRFERARVDKFEARRAELADATLATLGELGYARTSLREIAQKTEFSHGVLHYYFRDKIELITYCVRRYKAHCVTRYDEIVAEAGDPEVFASRFADALVVTMSEDTAMHRLWYDLRCQAMFDKALLPTVSDLDRQLEEMIWRVVSRYADLAATTPAVSSAAAYSVFDGLFENCLMRHSAGDSTAADRLRTEAGWLLARLMA; encoded by the coding sequence GTGCAGACGACGCAACCGGGGCTCGACCGGTTCGAGCGTGCCCGGGTCGACAAGTTCGAGGCGCGCCGCGCCGAGCTGGCCGACGCCACCCTGGCGACGCTGGGCGAGCTCGGGTACGCCCGGACGAGCCTGCGTGAGATCGCCCAGAAGACCGAGTTCTCCCACGGCGTCCTGCACTATTACTTCCGCGACAAGATCGAGCTCATCACCTACTGCGTACGCCGCTACAAGGCGCACTGTGTGACGAGGTATGACGAGATCGTCGCGGAGGCCGGGGATCCGGAGGTCTTCGCAAGCCGGTTCGCCGACGCGCTCGTCGTCACGATGAGCGAGGACACCGCGATGCATCGCCTCTGGTACGACCTTCGTTGCCAGGCGATGTTCGACAAGGCGTTGCTGCCAACCGTGAGCGACCTCGACCGGCAGCTCGAGGAGATGATCTGGCGGGTCGTGTCGCGCTACGCCGATCTCGCCGCGACAACGCCCGCCGTGTCGTCGGCCGCCGCCTACTCCGTTTTCGACGGGCTCTTCGAGAACTGCCTCATGCGCCACAGCGCCGGCGACAGCACCGCGGCCGACCGGCTGCGTACCGAAGCAGGGTGGCTCCTGGCTCGATTGATGGCCTGA
- a CDS encoding cell division protein CrgA, with translation MSTSRAPRPSPPWHGALFTAALFVDAGWLLTYTLLSVRPIEALGAWNYLGVLVLLLAASLGAATWRGAG, from the coding sequence ATGTCCACATCTCGCGCCCCGCGGCCGTCGCCGCCCTGGCACGGCGCGCTGTTCACCGCCGCGCTCTTCGTCGACGCGGGTTGGCTGCTGACGTACACGCTGCTGTCGGTGCGCCCGATAGAAGCCCTCGGCGCCTGGAACTACCTCGGAGTGCTGGTCCTCTTGCTGGCAGCGAGCCTGGGCGCCGCGACCTGGCGCGGCGCAGGCTGA
- a CDS encoding TetR/AcrR family transcriptional regulator: MERSRDAMRAAILQAVEDLVRDRGWEATRMADVAVRAGVSRQTLYQLYGSREALAQAYVLRETEQFLESVLDAVRGRADDPFAAIEAGLDAFLTGAADNVMVKAILQGPTGNELLPLVTTQALPVIQVAEELLTGVIGELWPQFLADDARLFAGSVVRLAISHVTTPTSSPETSVKDISRLLIPFVSYALGPGGG, encoded by the coding sequence GTGGAGCGGTCCCGAGACGCCATGCGGGCGGCCATCCTGCAGGCGGTGGAGGACCTGGTACGGGACCGGGGCTGGGAAGCCACCCGCATGGCCGACGTGGCCGTCCGGGCCGGCGTCAGCCGGCAGACCCTCTACCAGCTGTACGGCTCCCGAGAGGCGCTCGCCCAGGCGTACGTGCTGCGGGAAACCGAACAGTTCCTGGAATCGGTCCTCGACGCCGTCCGCGGCCGGGCCGACGATCCGTTCGCCGCGATCGAGGCCGGGCTGGACGCCTTCCTGACCGGCGCGGCCGACAACGTGATGGTCAAGGCCATCCTGCAGGGGCCCACCGGCAACGAGCTCCTCCCGCTGGTGACCACCCAGGCTCTGCCGGTCATCCAGGTCGCCGAGGAGTTGCTCACCGGCGTCATCGGCGAGCTGTGGCCCCAGTTCCTGGCCGACGACGCACGGCTGTTCGCCGGGTCCGTCGTGCGGCTGGCGATCAGCCATGTCACCACCCCGACGAGCAGCCCCGAGACGAGCGTCAAGGACATCTCCCGGCTGCTGATCCCGTTCGTGTCGTACGCCCTGGGCCCGGGAGGAGGCTGA
- a CDS encoding HBL/NHE enterotoxin family protein, with protein MTSRFFPFQLSRDDVAAAATKNGDKSIEQQLADSFNSNNAVLAYARSLTGTQLPHLTPPLPWYDKFQSQFADAKVHAMLWQNTVTPGLVGIPTGILNFALLWSLNNATITQAIDVLDRDPHNQEAKDTVVYCLRELHAGVGRHLAAATQFQGTIKDFSSKLTSDAKLMNEAIQQATKSAGYNEGEVARLVKHVEELRNEISKWQIVVTASAIGAGVSFWLGAVIAIFSFGFGLAFSVVGAATGIALMIAADVKIKQLTAQVELDQKNMKELNVQIATLKLIEENLTTLVKLSEAASAQVELILKAWDSLEKEILAVLDDVTAAQGDVERMNLTALRTDMAQANVDWQALQGFCSVISGIHYNEASPPTADLEPAKQPASV; from the coding sequence ATGACGTCGCGCTTTTTTCCGTTCCAGTTGTCCCGTGATGACGTCGCCGCGGCGGCGACAAAAAACGGCGACAAGTCGATCGAACAGCAGTTGGCCGACTCATTCAACTCGAACAACGCGGTGCTGGCCTACGCGCGATCGCTGACCGGCACCCAGCTTCCACATCTGACTCCGCCACTGCCGTGGTACGACAAGTTCCAGAGCCAGTTCGCTGATGCCAAAGTGCACGCGATGCTGTGGCAGAACACGGTGACCCCGGGGCTGGTTGGAATTCCGACCGGCATCCTCAACTTCGCTCTGCTGTGGAGCCTGAACAACGCCACCATCACGCAGGCGATCGACGTTCTCGATCGGGACCCGCACAACCAAGAAGCCAAGGACACCGTGGTGTACTGCCTGCGCGAGCTGCACGCTGGCGTCGGTAGGCATCTTGCTGCGGCGACCCAGTTCCAAGGCACCATCAAGGACTTTTCGAGTAAGCTCACCAGCGATGCCAAGCTCATGAACGAGGCGATCCAGCAAGCCACCAAGAGCGCGGGCTACAACGAGGGCGAAGTCGCGCGTCTGGTGAAGCACGTGGAGGAATTGCGCAACGAGATCTCGAAGTGGCAGATCGTCGTCACGGCCTCTGCCATCGGCGCAGGGGTGTCGTTCTGGCTCGGCGCGGTAATCGCCATCTTCTCCTTCGGCTTCGGCCTCGCTTTCTCGGTCGTCGGGGCGGCGACAGGAATCGCCCTGATGATCGCCGCTGACGTAAAGATCAAGCAGTTGACCGCTCAGGTCGAGCTGGACCAGAAGAACATGAAGGAACTGAATGTTCAGATCGCGACGTTGAAGTTGATCGAGGAGAACCTCACCACCTTGGTCAAGCTGTCCGAGGCCGCGAGCGCACAGGTAGAGCTGATCCTCAAGGCATGGGACAGCCTGGAGAAGGAAATCCTCGCCGTGCTGGACGACGTGACGGCGGCGCAGGGCGACGTGGAGCGGATGAACCTTACCGCGCTCCGGACGGACATGGCACAAGCCAATGTCGACTGGCAGGCGCTGCAGGGCTTCTGCTCCGTGATCTCGGGCATCCACTACAACGAGGCGTCGCCTCCGACCGCGGACCTGGAACCGGCCAAGCAGCCGGCATCGGTGTGA
- a CDS encoding AAA family ATPase — MSRGFRAQLAQLLKARVPILYIESHEEQRVLAEIVATARDDALVRTPRAVWTWSATEGLVGPDGAARSGTANPAAVLDAVLRFDDACVVVLRDLHPHLGSAGRPGNPEVVRRLRDVAAALKSGPVPRTLILVSPVLRIPPELDRDVTIVDFPLPTEREIRVVLDSLIAANVTSGRIQIDLDDVARERFAKAAVGLTLHEAENAFARAIVNDGVLDMRDLSVVHEEKRQAVRKAGLLEFVDAGIDLADVGGLETLKRWLAKRDGAWLAAAGEYGLPAPRGILITGIPGCGKSLTAKAVAATWELPLLRFDIGRVFAGLVGSSEQNLRTAIRTAEATSPCVLWVDEIEKGFAADFAGDSGTSARVFGSFLTWMQEKTRPVFVIATANNIEGLPPELLRKGRFDEVFFVDLPTRVERLSIWTVHLDRRLRAPAAAGSLTVDDTLLKELCGLTEGYSGAEIEQVVVSGLFEAFAARRPLVKEDLIRAIANMVPLSVTQAERIGALRAWASTRAVAATAAEDWDSGAGFTGPSTSGGRVVEF, encoded by the coding sequence GTGTCGAGAGGCTTCCGGGCTCAGCTGGCACAGCTCTTGAAGGCGCGGGTGCCCATCCTCTACATCGAGTCGCACGAGGAGCAGCGGGTCCTCGCCGAGATCGTGGCCACCGCCCGCGACGACGCCCTGGTCCGCACCCCGCGCGCGGTCTGGACCTGGTCGGCGACCGAAGGGCTGGTCGGGCCGGACGGCGCCGCGCGGAGCGGCACGGCGAACCCGGCGGCCGTCCTGGACGCGGTGTTGCGCTTCGACGACGCGTGCGTCGTGGTCCTACGGGACCTCCACCCGCACCTCGGCTCCGCCGGGCGTCCCGGTAATCCAGAGGTCGTCCGCCGGCTGCGGGATGTGGCCGCGGCGCTCAAGTCCGGCCCGGTTCCGCGTACCCTCATCCTGGTCTCCCCGGTGCTACGCATTCCACCCGAGCTGGACCGGGACGTGACGATCGTGGACTTCCCGTTGCCGACGGAGCGGGAGATCCGGGTCGTCCTCGACAGCTTGATCGCCGCGAACGTCACGAGTGGCCGGATCCAGATCGATCTGGACGACGTGGCCCGGGAACGGTTCGCGAAGGCCGCCGTCGGGCTCACCCTGCACGAGGCGGAGAACGCGTTCGCGCGGGCCATCGTCAACGACGGCGTGCTGGACATGCGCGACCTGTCGGTGGTGCACGAGGAGAAGCGGCAGGCGGTACGCAAGGCGGGGTTGCTGGAGTTCGTGGACGCGGGCATCGACCTCGCCGACGTCGGCGGCCTGGAGACGCTCAAACGCTGGCTGGCCAAGCGGGACGGGGCCTGGCTGGCGGCGGCCGGCGAGTACGGGCTCCCGGCGCCCCGGGGCATCCTCATCACCGGGATACCGGGCTGCGGCAAGTCGTTGACCGCGAAGGCCGTGGCGGCGACGTGGGAGTTGCCCCTACTCCGGTTCGACATCGGCAGGGTCTTCGCCGGCCTGGTCGGGTCGAGCGAGCAGAACCTGCGCACCGCGATCCGGACCGCCGAGGCCACCTCGCCGTGCGTGCTGTGGGTGGACGAGATCGAGAAGGGGTTCGCGGCCGACTTCGCCGGCGACTCCGGCACCTCGGCGCGGGTGTTCGGTTCGTTCCTGACCTGGATGCAGGAGAAGACCCGGCCGGTCTTCGTGATCGCCACCGCCAACAACATCGAGGGGCTGCCGCCGGAGCTCCTGCGTAAGGGCCGGTTCGACGAGGTCTTCTTCGTCGACCTGCCGACCCGCGTCGAGCGGCTGTCGATCTGGACCGTCCACCTCGACCGGCGGCTGCGCGCCCCGGCCGCCGCCGGCTCCCTCACCGTCGACGACACGCTGTTGAAAGAGCTGTGCGGGTTGACGGAGGGCTACTCGGGGGCCGAGATCGAACAGGTGGTCGTCAGCGGCCTGTTCGAGGCGTTCGCCGCCCGGCGGCCGCTGGTCAAGGAAGACCTGATCCGGGCCATCGCCAACATGGTGCCGTTGAGCGTGACGCAGGCCGAGCGGATCGGCGCGCTGCGCGCCTGGGCCTCGACCCGCGCCGTGGCCGCGACCGCGGCCGAGGACTGGGACTCCGGCGCCGGGTTTACCGGCCCGTCCACCAGCGGTGGCCGGGTTGTCGAATTCTGA
- a CDS encoding alkane 1-monooxygenase has product MADNWRDGRRYLWPSAVIVPVLPFLSFGLVRQTGAGGWWWLTAVLVFAVIPIMDVLGGDDPGNPPEELTQALQDDRYYRWLTYLYLPLQFGGLVLGAWQWQAGGLDWVGRLGLLAAIGTVNGIAINTAHELGHKRESVERWLSKIALAPTAYGHFYVEHNRGHHTRVATFEDPASSRLGETFWRFWPRTVLGSLRSAWRLETSRFTVRGRSPWTPRNDVLNAWLMTAVLFAALVIAFGPGVLPFLAAQAVLGFSLLEVVNYLEHYGLARQRTATGRYEKVDPTHSWNSNRLTTNIFLYQLQRHSDHHANPTRRYQVLRSRDSSPQLPAGYATMIVVALVPPLWRRVMDPRVLAHYGGDLDRANVHPPTRARLAAGLVTGTR; this is encoded by the coding sequence ATGGCGGACAACTGGCGTGACGGGCGTCGATACCTGTGGCCGTCCGCGGTCATCGTGCCGGTACTGCCGTTCCTGAGCTTCGGGCTCGTCCGGCAGACCGGCGCCGGCGGTTGGTGGTGGCTGACCGCCGTGCTGGTCTTCGCGGTGATCCCGATCATGGATGTGCTCGGCGGCGACGATCCCGGCAACCCTCCCGAGGAGCTCACCCAGGCGCTGCAGGACGACCGGTACTACCGCTGGCTGACGTACCTCTATCTGCCTTTGCAGTTCGGCGGCCTCGTCCTGGGCGCCTGGCAATGGCAGGCCGGCGGTCTGGACTGGGTCGGGCGGCTGGGGCTGCTGGCCGCGATCGGCACGGTCAACGGCATCGCGATCAACACCGCCCACGAGCTGGGCCACAAGCGGGAAAGCGTCGAGCGGTGGCTGTCGAAGATCGCGCTGGCGCCCACCGCCTACGGACACTTCTACGTCGAGCACAACCGCGGCCACCACACGAGAGTCGCCACCTTCGAGGACCCGGCCAGCTCGCGGCTGGGCGAGACCTTCTGGCGCTTCTGGCCGCGTACCGTGCTGGGCAGCCTGCGGTCGGCCTGGCGCCTGGAGACCAGTCGATTCACCGTACGGGGACGCTCACCGTGGACGCCGCGCAACGACGTACTCAATGCCTGGCTGATGACCGCGGTCCTGTTCGCCGCGCTCGTCATCGCCTTCGGCCCGGGGGTCCTGCCCTTCCTCGCGGCGCAGGCCGTGCTTGGTTTCTCGCTCCTGGAGGTGGTCAACTACCTCGAGCACTACGGCCTTGCCCGGCAGCGGACGGCGACCGGCAGGTACGAGAAGGTCGACCCGACGCACAGCTGGAACAGCAACCGGTTGACGACCAACATCTTCCTGTACCAGTTGCAGCGGCACAGCGACCACCATGCCAACCCGACCCGGCGCTACCAGGTGCTGCGGTCCCGCGACAGCTCCCCGCAACTACCGGCCGGCTATGCCACGATGATTGTCGTGGCGCTCGTACCTCCACTGTGGCGACGGGTCATGGACCCTCGGGTCCTCGCGCACTACGGCGGCGACCTGGACCGGGCCAACGTCCATCCGCCCACGCGGGCACGGCTGGCGGCCGGCCTGGTTACGGGTACGCGGTGA